In a single window of the Zea mays cultivar B73 chromosome 5, Zm-B73-REFERENCE-NAM-5.0, whole genome shotgun sequence genome:
- the LOC100283182 gene encoding transcriptional regulatory protein algP precursor, with the protein MDRVAALVVALLALFFAAGATAQAPASSPKRTPAPAPPRTAFLPPPPARAPMASPPSPPAMAPVPAPSAGVPATSPVGAGAGDDAMAPAGAAAALTPAAAPVTEKSAAVSASAAAASLVAIVAAVAAAVAF; encoded by the coding sequence ATGGACCGAGTCGCCGCCCTCGTCGTCGCGCTCCTCGCCCTCTTCTTCGCCGCCGGGGCCACGGCGCAGGCCCCGGCCTCGTCGCCCAAGCGCACTCCAGCGCCAGCGCCACCCAGGACGGCCTTCCTCCCGCCGCCGCCGGCCAGGGCGCCTATGGCCTCCCCGCCCTCGCCTCCCGCGATGGCGCCGGTGCCCGCGCCCTCCGCCGGCGTGCCGGCCACGAGCCCCGTCGGCGCGGGAGCTGGTGACGACGCGATGGCCCCCGCCGGAGCCGCGGCGGCTCTGACTCCGGCTGCCGCGCCCGTCACGGAGAAGAGCGCCGCCGTCtcagcctccgccgccgccgccagcctCGTGGCCATCGTTGCCGCCGTGGCAGCCGCCGTCGCGTTCTAG